One part of the Terriglobales bacterium genome encodes these proteins:
- a CDS encoding ATP-dependent DNA ligase, protein MARGRNSSKSEDLSGAVPAEQLQEVFPPIDLPIRPPFPPMEARTAVQLPESGDWLYEPKWDGFRGLAFRKNDDVLLQSKAGQPLGRYFPELIEALRALPQRQFVLDGEIVILSEGHLDFNALLQRIHPAESRIRRLATETPVTFLSFDVLVNADGKLLTDETLERRKTGLKEFFDQVGKNPTVRLSPSTRDLQVAQRWMGNLATVGFDGVVAKKLEETYLSGERSGMVKVKRLRTADCVVGGFRYASKGEVIGSMLLGLHDEQGRLNHVGFTSSFKAEERVKLVKTLEPYITQEKQEGFSGNAPGGPSRWATERSTEWVPLQNKLVCEVQYDHFSGGRFRHGCKFLRWRPDKSPEQCTYEQVIPGTAGDLEKLLVA, encoded by the coding sequence ATGGCCCGAGGAAGAAATAGTTCCAAATCAGAGGATCTCTCCGGAGCCGTTCCCGCTGAACAACTCCAAGAAGTATTTCCGCCAATCGATCTTCCCATTCGTCCGCCATTTCCGCCCATGGAGGCTCGCACAGCCGTTCAATTACCTGAGTCCGGCGATTGGCTCTATGAACCGAAATGGGATGGGTTTCGTGGCCTTGCGTTCCGCAAGAATGATGATGTTTTGCTACAGTCCAAAGCTGGGCAACCGCTTGGTCGTTACTTCCCCGAGTTGATCGAGGCGCTGCGTGCGCTGCCGCAAAGACAGTTCGTGCTTGACGGCGAAATAGTGATCCTCAGCGAAGGGCATCTGGATTTCAACGCGCTGCTGCAGCGCATTCACCCAGCAGAGAGCCGCATTCGGAGACTGGCCACGGAGACGCCGGTGACGTTCTTAAGCTTCGACGTGCTGGTCAATGCCGACGGCAAACTGCTGACTGACGAGACGCTTGAGCGTCGCAAAACAGGCCTGAAAGAATTCTTTGATCAGGTTGGGAAGAATCCCACTGTGCGACTTTCGCCCTCAACTCGTGATTTGCAGGTAGCCCAGCGTTGGATGGGCAATCTTGCAACCGTTGGATTCGATGGCGTGGTCGCAAAGAAACTGGAAGAGACCTATCTCTCCGGAGAACGCAGCGGCATGGTGAAAGTGAAACGCTTGCGCACGGCGGATTGTGTCGTCGGTGGATTCCGTTATGCGAGCAAAGGCGAAGTGATCGGCTCAATGCTGCTGGGACTCCACGACGAGCAGGGAAGACTCAATCACGTCGGCTTCACTTCAAGCTTCAAGGCTGAAGAGCGTGTGAAGTTGGTGAAGACACTCGAGCCTTACATCACTCAAGAGAAGCAGGAAGGATTCAGCGGCAACGCTCCCGGCGGACCCAGCCGATGGGCGACCGAGCGCTCCACCGAGTGGGTTCCGCTTCAGAACAAGCTGGTATGTGAAGTGCAATACGATCATTTCTCCGGCGGACGCTTCCGTCACGGATGCAAGTTTCTCAGATGGCGTCCGGATAAATCGCCGGAGCAGTGCACTTACGAACAGGTGATTCCGGGTACTGCGGGAGACTTAGAAAAACTCCTGGTGGCGTGA
- a CDS encoding TolC family protein, with translation MFANIRVSLLICASLLFNIASLAEPVPFKRAIELAIHNSTTTTAASADVNRLQALYLEARDQYIPQVYFGSGLAYSFGFPLGEPSIFKVSSTSLLLNFAQREFIKAARSDIRAATANKDEKKGQVILETALSYSELDKNQASISILQQQEQAAVKFESIEQQRIDAGVDPAIELTRAKLNTARIRLKIAQLLAGADTLRLRLSQLTGLPAKEFETVTESIPRLPEVSQEDDLATRAIAFSPTVKGAQELAAAKLFQARGEHKQLYPAVDLVGQYALFAKYNNYDQYYKTFKHNNGALGVEIRFPFLNKAQKDHSEALYAEAHRARKDADAAKEQVSTETLKLQRTVAQLSAAREVAKLEYQLSQNNTQAMQAKVDSGQATLRDQQQVQLDENDKYSALLDATYELDKAQMQLLKQTGDLEKWALSTP, from the coding sequence ATGTTCGCGAATATTCGTGTTTCTCTGCTCATCTGCGCTTCCCTGCTGTTCAACATCGCCTCCTTAGCGGAACCCGTTCCGTTCAAGCGCGCCATTGAGTTAGCGATCCACAACAGCACCACAACGACTGCCGCATCTGCCGATGTGAACCGTCTGCAAGCTCTCTATCTGGAGGCCCGTGACCAATACATACCGCAGGTGTACTTCGGTTCCGGACTCGCATACTCGTTCGGCTTCCCGCTTGGCGAACCCTCAATCTTCAAGGTCAGTTCCACAAGCCTCCTGCTCAACTTCGCGCAGCGCGAGTTCATCAAAGCCGCGCGCAGCGACATACGCGCCGCAACCGCCAATAAGGACGAGAAAAAAGGCCAGGTGATTCTTGAGACGGCGCTCTCTTATTCAGAACTCGACAAGAATCAGGCATCGATCAGCATCCTCCAACAACAGGAGCAAGCTGCCGTCAAATTCGAGAGTATCGAGCAACAACGAATCGATGCAGGAGTTGACCCGGCGATCGAACTCACGCGCGCGAAGTTGAACACCGCCCGCATTAGGCTCAAAATCGCACAACTCTTGGCCGGCGCCGATACACTTCGGCTGCGCTTATCACAACTTACTGGATTGCCGGCAAAGGAATTCGAGACCGTCACCGAATCGATTCCTCGCCTGCCCGAAGTCTCACAGGAAGACGACCTCGCTACACGCGCAATCGCTTTCAGTCCAACCGTGAAAGGTGCTCAAGAACTTGCTGCCGCAAAGCTGTTCCAGGCGCGCGGAGAGCATAAGCAACTTTATCCCGCCGTAGATCTCGTAGGACAATACGCGCTCTTTGCCAAGTACAACAACTACGACCAGTACTACAAGACGTTCAAACACAACAATGGGGCCCTCGGAGTGGAGATCCGCTTCCCGTTCTTGAATAAGGCCCAGAAGGACCACAGCGAAGCCCTGTACGCCGAAGCACACCGTGCACGCAAAGACGCAGATGCCGCGAAGGAACAGGTGTCGACGGAAACTCTCAAGCTGCAACGCACAGTCGCTCAGCTTAGCGCGGCGCGCGAAGTGGCCAAGCTGGAGTATCAACTTTCCCAAAACAATACCCAAGCAATGCAGGCCAAGGTCGATTCAGGACAGGCGACATTACGCGATCAGCAGCAGGTCCAGCTCGATGAAAACGACAAATACTCGGCTTTGCTCGACGCCACCTATGAGCTGGACAAAGCGCAGATGCAATTGTTGAAGCAGACCGGCGACCTGGAGAAATGGGCGCTATCAACACCTTGA
- a CDS encoding SDR family oxidoreductase yields MRCRDQVVVITGASMGIGEALARAFLLEGARVVLSSRDLARLEEARSRLGDSDRTAAIACDVRDRRQIEALVTVAKNRFGKIDVWVNNAGYGLLDSVASMSMDECRALFETNLFGAIECMQVAAPIFKAQGGGTIINISSIVGHLPVPHMGAYCATKHALNAISEAARLELEPSGVRVISVCPGRIRTNFGVNTVQGTEGKRLGETMQQGISPERCARAILRGYLRGTREVFVPWHGWLLSHLYELSPQVIEFGLRRMMK; encoded by the coding sequence ATGCGGTGTCGCGATCAAGTTGTGGTGATAACTGGCGCTTCCATGGGAATCGGTGAGGCCCTTGCTCGTGCCTTTCTCTTGGAAGGCGCGCGCGTCGTCCTGAGCTCGCGGGATCTCGCCCGGCTGGAAGAGGCCAGGAGCCGCTTAGGAGACAGCGATCGGACAGCCGCAATCGCATGTGACGTGCGCGATCGTCGGCAGATCGAAGCTCTTGTTACTGTCGCTAAGAACCGTTTTGGGAAGATCGACGTCTGGGTCAACAATGCCGGTTACGGATTGCTTGATTCAGTCGCCTCAATGTCGATGGACGAGTGCCGCGCGCTGTTCGAAACCAACCTGTTCGGCGCGATCGAGTGCATGCAGGTCGCTGCGCCCATCTTCAAGGCTCAAGGTGGGGGCACGATCATCAATATCTCCAGCATCGTCGGACATCTGCCGGTACCGCACATGGGTGCCTATTGCGCGACGAAACATGCCTTGAACGCGATCAGTGAGGCTGCGAGGCTTGAACTGGAGCCAAGTGGCGTCCGGGTGATCAGCGTATGTCCCGGTCGCATCCGCACCAATTTCGGCGTGAATACGGTGCAGGGAACTGAAGGCAAACGTCTGGGCGAAACCATGCAACAGGGAATTTCCCCGGAGCGCTGCGCCCGGGCGATATTGCGTGGCTATCTGCGCGGCACGCGGGAAGTTTTTGTGCCCTGGCACGGCTGGCTCTTAAGCCACCTTTACGAACTGTCCCCGCAAGTCATCGAGTTTGGCCTGAGGCGGATGATGAAATAA
- a CDS encoding glutaminyl-peptide cyclotransferase encodes MITVSIPKLIFGVVCAVTQLIGQSAPRLQTKPPRQYTFKVVHIFPHDPTAFTQGLAYRDGLLYEGTGLHGRSSVRKVRLETGEVVQHVDLPPELFGEGIALFKNELIELTWQSHTAFVYDMNDFRLLRKFSYPGEGWGLTSNGEELFMSDGTYDSHKKRLFVTGKLWPSLFEIRVVPKQR; translated from the coding sequence TTGATCACAGTCAGTATCCCCAAACTCATCTTCGGAGTTGTTTGCGCGGTGACGCAGCTCATAGGACAAAGCGCGCCTCGGCTCCAGACCAAGCCTCCGCGGCAATATACCTTCAAGGTTGTTCACATATTTCCGCACGATCCCACTGCCTTCACCCAAGGTCTTGCCTATCGTGACGGCCTTCTCTATGAGGGCACGGGGCTCCACGGTCGATCGTCGGTGCGAAAAGTTCGCCTCGAGACGGGTGAGGTTGTTCAACATGTCGATCTGCCTCCTGAGTTGTTCGGCGAAGGCATTGCGCTGTTCAAGAATGAACTCATTGAGCTCACCTGGCAGTCGCATACGGCGTTTGTCTATGACATGAACGACTTCCGTCTACTGCGGAAATTTTCATATCCGGGAGAAGGATGGGGACTCACAAGCAACGGCGAGGAACTGTTCATGAGCGACGGAACATACGACTCACACAAGAAGCGCCTGTTCGTTACAGGAAAACTGTGGCCCAGCCTGTTCGAGATTCGAGTTGTGCCAAAGCAGCGTTAG
- a CDS encoding LON peptidase substrate-binding domain-containing protein, whose product MSELLPLFPLELVLFPGMALPLHIFEPRYKEMIGECLDHNSPFGIVRVIKDGIAQIGCSAEIVTVVKRYEDGQLDIVTQGLRRFEVLEIHQDRSFLQADVTFLLEEPDEADDARKKALDLHHSLLLMAASGQAVPSLEPPEELLSFYLISQLPVDLDFKQTILAMPSESKRLATLIEYYEAILPKLGRMVQAKKKSGSNGHVM is encoded by the coding sequence GTGAGCGAGCTTCTCCCATTATTCCCGTTAGAACTGGTTCTATTTCCGGGAATGGCTCTGCCTCTGCACATTTTTGAGCCGCGATACAAAGAGATGATCGGTGAGTGTCTGGATCACAACTCGCCCTTCGGCATCGTTCGCGTCATCAAGGATGGCATCGCTCAGATCGGTTGCTCGGCAGAAATTGTCACTGTAGTGAAGCGATATGAAGACGGCCAGCTGGATATCGTCACGCAAGGCTTGCGGCGATTCGAGGTGCTCGAGATCCATCAGGACCGGTCATTCCTGCAGGCAGATGTGACGTTTCTCCTCGAAGAACCGGACGAGGCGGATGACGCGCGCAAAAAGGCGCTGGATCTGCATCATTCGCTGTTGTTAATGGCGGCGAGCGGACAGGCGGTTCCCTCCCTCGAGCCTCCCGAGGAGCTCCTGTCGTTCTATCTGATCTCGCAACTCCCGGTCGATCTCGACTTCAAGCAAACCATCCTCGCCATGCCTTCCGAATCGAAACGCCTGGCAACACTCATCGAATACTACGAAGCCATCCTGCCGAAGCTCGGAAGGATGGTTCAGGCAAAGAAAAAGAGCGGTTCGAACGGGCATGTGATGTAA
- the hpnJ gene encoding hopanoid biosynthesis associated radical SAM protein HpnJ: MPLKTLFLNPPSFENFDGGASSRWPATREIESYWYPVWLAYPAGMLEGSRLLDAPPHHVSSDETIEIGKDYEFLVLFTSTPGWTGDQKLADAMKTANPKLKIAFVGPPVTTSPDKALNECDAIDFVCRKEFDYSVVEFAQGKPLDQILGISYRKNGRVVHNPDRPQIEDLDALPDVTDVYKRDLDVTRYNVPFLLYPFVSLYTTRGCPAQCTFCLWPQTLSGHAWRKRSTDAVAREMAKAKEYWPNVREFFFDDDTFNIQGPRTIELCQKLKPLNLTWSCTSRVTTSYDTLKAMRDAGCRLLIVGFESGDAQILKNIKKGATVERARDFTRDCHKLGLVIHADFILGLPGETKETIRNTINFAKSLDCETIQVSVAHAYPGTEFHDFAEKHGFIVNSQSMVDSGGHQMAHIEYPGLPRDYVMEMVHRFYDEYYFRPKQVYRIVRKAIFNNTDRKRLYKEAKSFLKLRAARNKYVEETRKNPQPVPIPAAPQVQEEVVEVGSE, from the coding sequence ATGCCATTAAAAACGTTGTTCCTGAACCCTCCCTCGTTCGAGAACTTTGACGGCGGCGCCAGTTCGCGTTGGCCGGCTACTCGAGAGATTGAATCGTATTGGTATCCGGTTTGGCTGGCTTATCCGGCGGGCATGCTAGAAGGCTCGCGTCTGCTGGACGCCCCACCGCACCACGTCTCCTCCGACGAAACTATCGAAATCGGCAAAGACTACGAGTTCCTTGTCCTGTTTACCAGCACTCCGGGATGGACAGGTGACCAGAAGCTCGCCGACGCCATGAAGACGGCGAATCCGAAGCTGAAGATCGCATTCGTCGGACCTCCGGTTACTACTTCGCCGGACAAGGCGTTGAACGAGTGTGATGCCATCGACTTCGTGTGTCGGAAAGAGTTCGATTACTCGGTAGTCGAGTTCGCACAAGGCAAGCCTCTCGATCAGATCCTTGGCATCTCGTATCGAAAGAACGGGCGCGTCGTGCACAATCCCGATCGCCCGCAGATTGAAGACCTCGATGCTCTGCCGGATGTGACCGATGTTTACAAGCGCGATTTAGACGTAACCCGCTACAACGTTCCGTTCTTGTTGTATCCATTCGTCTCGTTGTACACGACGCGTGGATGCCCGGCGCAGTGCACCTTCTGCTTGTGGCCACAAACCCTCAGCGGACACGCGTGGCGTAAGCGATCCACCGATGCCGTCGCGCGAGAAATGGCCAAAGCGAAAGAATACTGGCCAAACGTCAGGGAGTTCTTCTTTGACGACGATACGTTCAACATTCAGGGACCGCGCACAATCGAACTTTGCCAGAAGCTAAAGCCCCTGAATCTGACGTGGTCTTGCACCTCCCGCGTGACGACGAGCTACGACACGCTCAAAGCGATGCGCGATGCCGGCTGCCGTCTGCTGATCGTCGGCTTTGAATCGGGCGATGCGCAGATCTTGAAGAACATCAAGAAAGGTGCAACCGTTGAACGCGCCCGCGACTTCACGCGCGATTGCCACAAGTTGGGACTTGTAATCCACGCGGATTTCATTTTGGGATTGCCCGGAGAAACCAAAGAGACAATCCGCAACACCATCAACTTCGCCAAATCGCTGGATTGCGAAACGATTCAGGTTTCAGTTGCACACGCTTATCCCGGAACGGAATTCCACGATTTCGCGGAGAAACACGGATTCATCGTCAACAGTCAGTCGATGGTGGACTCCGGCGGACACCAGATGGCGCACATCGAGTATCCCGGTTTGCCGCGCGATTACGTGATGGAGATGGTCCATCGCTTTTACGACGAGTACTACTTCCGTCCGAAGCAGGTCTATCGCATCGTACGAAAAGCGATCTTCAATAACACTGACCGCAAACGCCTATATAAAGAAGCCAAATCGTTCCTGAAGTTACGCGCCGCCCGCAACAAGTACGTGGAAGAGACGCGAAAGAATCCGCAACCAGTACCGATACCAGCGGCACCGCAGGTACAAGAAGAGGTCGTCGAAGTCGGGTCGGAATGA
- a CDS encoding GtrA family protein produces the protein MLAVEAAVLHNFVWHEHVTWADVIALCRHSVWSRLLRFHVANGLISILGNLGFTWTLVERMGWPYLIANVSSVLICSLLNFFASDRFVFRNDWQQGCRAQ, from the coding sequence GTGCTTGCCGTCGAGGCTGCGGTTCTGCATAACTTCGTCTGGCACGAGCACGTTACTTGGGCCGATGTGATCGCACTGTGTCGCCACAGCGTATGGTCACGCTTGTTGCGCTTCCACGTGGCCAATGGACTTATCTCGATTCTTGGCAATCTTGGGTTCACTTGGACGCTGGTTGAGCGGATGGGTTGGCCCTATCTCATAGCTAACGTTTCCAGTGTCCTGATTTGCTCTTTGCTGAACTTCTTTGCTAGCGACCGCTTCGTCTTTCGCAACGACTGGCAGCAGGGCTGCCGCGCACAATGA
- a CDS encoding CDP-alcohol phosphatidyltransferase family protein, which yields MSELQLGIAGSRVGEFREATRIQQSFITKAEKKALRWLAERMPASINSDHLTVLGAAGMFLAGASYALTRFNRYGLLLACFFLAVNWFGDSLDGTLARYRHRQRPRYGFYVDHVIDCFSVTALLAGMGASGHMNPLIAVWMLVAYLLLSAEIFLATYALARFEMSYFYFGPTELRILLCLGNVYVFFYPGVHPFGLSLSLWDFGAVLGSIGMTTIAILSFIRHTRVLYDAERLQ from the coding sequence ATGTCGGAATTACAGTTGGGAATTGCGGGATCGCGAGTTGGGGAGTTCCGCGAAGCGACTCGAATCCAGCAGAGTTTCATCACAAAAGCTGAAAAGAAAGCACTTCGATGGCTGGCGGAACGAATGCCGGCGTCGATCAATTCGGACCATTTAACCGTCCTGGGCGCGGCTGGAATGTTCCTAGCTGGCGCTTCGTACGCGCTAACTCGCTTCAATCGCTACGGATTGCTGCTGGCATGCTTTTTTCTTGCCGTGAATTGGTTCGGCGACAGCCTCGACGGCACGCTGGCGCGATACCGACATCGGCAGCGTCCGCGGTACGGATTCTACGTAGATCATGTGATTGATTGCTTTAGCGTAACCGCACTGCTCGCTGGAATGGGAGCTTCAGGACACATGAATCCTTTGATCGCAGTGTGGATGCTGGTCGCGTATCTGCTGCTTTCGGCGGAGATTTTTCTTGCAACTTACGCGCTGGCACGGTTTGAAATGTCTTACTTCTACTTCGGTCCTACGGAACTCCGCATTTTGCTGTGTCTCGGCAACGTGTATGTGTTTTTTTATCCTGGGGTGCATCCCTTTGGATTGTCTTTGAGCCTGTGGGATTTTGGCGCTGTGCTGGGCTCGATCGGCATGACTACGATCGCAATTTTGTCGTTCATCCGTCATACGCGCGTGCTTTACGACGCGGAGCGGCTGCAGTGA